From one Bordetella genomosp. 9 genomic stretch:
- the siaB gene encoding biofilm regulation protein kinase SiaB: MKASDLYALRERFNQDRTLLCFNGPISRSLIEEIGNALKNYLETQEARPAEAMDVFSAYIEMTQNIRQYALQQGYGDTDAAATVVISRDQEGRYTVSAGNRVEPADGERLVARVHQLAGMDKAELKAAYKTQLRQPRDPAATTGAGLGLIDLARRATAGLEASLSSHGDGRAFFSLSVVI; this comes from the coding sequence ATGAAAGCTTCGGATCTTTATGCGCTGCGAGAGCGGTTCAATCAGGACCGCACGCTGCTTTGTTTCAACGGGCCGATCTCGCGCAGCCTGATCGAGGAAATCGGCAACGCCCTGAAGAACTACCTGGAGACGCAGGAGGCCCGTCCGGCCGAAGCCATGGACGTGTTCTCCGCTTATATCGAGATGACGCAGAACATCCGGCAATACGCCCTGCAACAGGGCTATGGCGACACCGACGCGGCGGCCACGGTGGTGATATCGCGAGACCAGGAAGGCCGTTACACGGTCAGCGCCGGCAATCGCGTGGAGCCCGCCGACGGCGAGCGGCTGGTGGCGCGGGTGCATCAGCTGGCCGGCATGGACAAGGCTGAACTGAAGGCCGCCTACAAGACACAGCTGCGCCAGCCGCGCGACCCGGCCGCCACCACCGGCGCCGGCCTGGGCCTGATCGACCTGGCGCGGCGCGCCACGGCCGGCCTCGAGGCTTCACTCAGCAGCCATGGCGACGGCCGTGCGTTTTTCAGCCTGAGCGTCGTCATCTGA